A region of Allocoleopsis franciscana PCC 7113 DNA encodes the following proteins:
- a CDS encoding CapA family protein, whose translation MRSRTSLLILLGVLSFFLGIGYSLIYRSPDDLEYAEIEEYTEVQAKSNIPPNSKYSGISSKVNIKIKAVGDIVPGTNYPTNRLHPNKKVLFQSVKPLLQGADFLFGNFESTLTNHPYSAKGVGGGLVVPFRTPPSYTQILKEAGFDIMSVANNHSYDFYVQGFRDTIQNLEKTGIKAVGKKGQILIAHYQGVSIAWIGFSYFDYHNSINNLARAKALVQKASKRADIVVISVHAGAEGTGAMRVRNKTEVFANENRGNLVKFSHTMIDNGADLILGHSPHVPRAVELYKGKFIAYSLGNFLGYRTLSTQAELAYSLVLEVELNNQGDFVSGNIIPVHLNRQGIPYPDPKGRSIKLIRQLTQLDFPKTALTIKSNGQILRK comes from the coding sequence ATCCGCAGCCGAACTTCTCTGTTAATCTTGTTGGGAGTCCTGAGCTTTTTTCTGGGCATAGGCTATAGCTTGATTTACCGTTCTCCAGATGACCTCGAATATGCTGAAATTGAGGAATACACTGAAGTTCAGGCAAAGTCTAACATCCCACCCAACTCGAAATACTCAGGCATTTCGTCTAAAGTTAATATCAAAATCAAAGCGGTGGGAGATATCGTTCCAGGCACTAACTATCCAACGAATCGACTTCATCCAAACAAAAAAGTTCTCTTTCAATCCGTTAAGCCTCTGCTCCAAGGCGCTGATTTTTTATTCGGGAACTTTGAAAGTACATTAACCAATCATCCTTACTCTGCTAAAGGTGTGGGAGGTGGATTGGTAGTGCCCTTTCGCACACCTCCGAGTTATACCCAGATTTTAAAAGAAGCTGGGTTTGATATTATGAGCGTTGCTAATAATCATTCCTATGATTTCTATGTTCAGGGATTCAGAGACACCATTCAAAATTTGGAAAAAACGGGGATTAAAGCCGTTGGGAAAAAAGGCCAAATCTTGATTGCTCATTATCAAGGTGTATCGATTGCTTGGATTGGCTTTAGCTACTTTGACTATCACAATTCCATCAATAATTTAGCCCGAGCTAAAGCTCTGGTACAAAAAGCGAGCAAACGTGCGGATATTGTGGTGATTTCCGTTCATGCCGGTGCTGAGGGGACTGGTGCAATGCGTGTTCGCAATAAAACAGAAGTTTTCGCCAATGAAAATCGAGGCAATTTGGTGAAGTTTTCCCACACCATGATTGATAACGGTGCCGATCTAATTTTGGGTCATAGTCCTCATGTTCCCAGAGCTGTAGAACTCTACAAAGGCAAGTTTATCGCCTATTCTCTGGGAAATTTTCTAGGATACCGGACTCTTTCCACTCAAGCCGAACTTGCCTATTCTCTGGTTTTAGAAGTGGAACTGAATAACCAGGGAGATTTTGTGTCTGGTAACATCATCCCCGTTCACCTGAATCGGCAAGGTATACCTTATCCTGATCCTAAAGGCCGCAGTATCAAACTCATTCGTCAACTGACTCAGCTTGATTTTCCCAAAACAGCCCTAACCATCAAAAGTAATGGTCAAATCCTGCGAAAGTGA
- the ftsH2 gene encoding ATP-dependent zinc metalloprotease FtsH2, translated as MKISWRIILLWTIPALVIGFFLWQGAFSTPAADMGRNTASTRMTYGRFLEYLDAGRVTSVDLYDGGRTAIVEAVDTELDNRIQRLRVDLPSNAPELVAKLRESNISLDAHPARNDGAIWGLLGNLIFPILLIAGLFFLFRRSSNINGGPGQAMNFGKSKARFQMEAKTGILFNDVAGIEEAKEELQEVVTFLKQPERFTAVGARIPKGVLLVGPPGTGKTLLAKAIAGEAGVPFFSISGSEFVEMFVGVGASRVRDLFKKAKENAPCLVFIDEIDAVGRQRGAGIGGGNDEREQTLNQLLTEMDGFEGNTGIIIIAATNRPDVLDTALLRPGRFDRQVIVDAPDMKGRVGILDVHARNKKLAPEVSIETIARRTPGFTGADLANLLNEAAILTARRRKEAITMLEINDAVDRVVAGMEGTPLVDSKSKRLIAYHEIGHAIVGTLVKDHDPVQKVTLIPRGQAQGLTWFTPNEEQGLITRAQLKARITGALGGRAAEEEIFGYSEVTTGAGGDLQQVTGMARQMVTRFGMSDLGPMSLESQEGEVFLGGGLTSRAEYSEVVASRIDEQVRVIVEHCHDDARRIIRDNRVVIDRLVDLLIEKETIDGEEFRQIVAEYTDVPDKEQYVPQL; from the coding sequence ATGAAAATTTCCTGGAGAATAATATTACTTTGGACAATACCAGCCCTTGTTATTGGGTTTTTCCTATGGCAGGGAGCCTTTTCGACACCTGCCGCTGATATGGGTAGAAACACGGCAAGCACTCGAATGACCTATGGTCGCTTCTTGGAATATTTAGATGCCGGGAGAGTCACCAGTGTTGACCTTTATGATGGTGGTCGCACGGCAATTGTAGAAGCGGTCGATACAGAACTCGATAACCGCATCCAACGGCTACGAGTCGATCTCCCCTCCAACGCCCCAGAACTCGTTGCCAAACTGAGAGAATCCAATATCAGCCTAGATGCTCATCCAGCGCGGAATGATGGAGCCATTTGGGGGCTACTGGGGAATCTAATTTTCCCGATTCTCTTGATTGCTGGCTTGTTTTTCCTGTTCCGTCGTTCCAGTAACATCAATGGCGGCCCAGGTCAAGCCATGAACTTTGGGAAATCCAAGGCAAGATTTCAGATGGAAGCCAAAACCGGCATTCTGTTCAACGATGTGGCTGGAATTGAAGAAGCGAAAGAAGAACTACAAGAGGTTGTGACATTCCTCAAACAACCTGAACGGTTTACAGCCGTGGGTGCACGCATTCCCAAAGGGGTGCTGCTGGTTGGCCCTCCGGGTACTGGTAAAACCCTATTAGCAAAAGCGATCGCCGGTGAAGCTGGAGTTCCCTTCTTCAGCATCTCCGGTAGTGAATTCGTGGAAATGTTCGTTGGGGTGGGTGCCTCCCGCGTCCGTGACTTGTTCAAGAAAGCCAAAGAAAACGCCCCCTGCCTCGTGTTTATCGATGAAATTGACGCGGTTGGAAGACAGCGTGGCGCAGGAATCGGCGGTGGTAACGATGAACGAGAGCAAACCCTTAACCAGTTGCTCACGGAAATGGATGGTTTTGAAGGCAATACCGGGATTATCATCATTGCCGCTACGAACCGCCCAGATGTTCTAGATACTGCCCTGTTACGTCCCGGACGTTTTGACCGCCAAGTCATCGTTGATGCCCCTGATATGAAGGGACGGGTTGGCATCTTGGATGTCCACGCCCGGAACAAGAAACTCGCGCCAGAAGTTTCGATCGAAACGATCGCACGACGGACTCCTGGATTTACCGGTGCTGACTTAGCCAACCTGCTCAACGAAGCTGCCATTCTCACCGCCCGACGCCGCAAGGAAGCGATCACCATGCTGGAAATCAACGACGCTGTTGACCGCGTTGTTGCCGGTATGGAAGGGACACCCCTGGTGGATAGCAAGAGCAAGCGCTTGATTGCTTACCACGAAATTGGACATGCGATCGTGGGAACTTTGGTTAAAGACCACGACCCTGTACAAAAAGTTACCTTAATTCCTCGCGGACAAGCTCAAGGTCTGACTTGGTTTACGCCTAACGAGGAGCAAGGCTTAATTACCCGAGCACAACTCAAAGCTCGGATTACAGGGGCTTTGGGCGGTAGAGCCGCAGAAGAAGAGATTTTCGGCTATTCCGAAGTTACGACCGGTGCGGGTGGCGACTTACAACAAGTCACAGGCATGGCACGGCAAATGGTCACCCGGTTTGGGATGTCCGATTTAGGCCCGATGTCCCTTGAAAGCCAAGAAGGAGAAGTCTTTCTGGGCGGTGGTTTGACGTCGAGAGCGGAGTATTCTGAAGTCGTTGCTTCACGAATTGATGAGCAAGTTCGCGTGATTGTTGAGCATTGCCACGACGATGCACGTCGGATTATTCGGGACAACCGGGTTGTGATTGACCGCTTGGTGGATCTGTTGATTGAAAAAGAAACAATTGACGGTGAAGAGTTCCGTCAAATTGTTGCAGAGTACACAGATGTACCTGATAAGGAACAATACGTGCCTCAGCTATAA